The Lutibacter sp. Hel_I_33_5 genome has a window encoding:
- a CDS encoding SusC/RagA family TonB-linked outer membrane protein, which translates to MIKFKIAILACLLFSLQSLSSQNKTITGVVSDSSGTPLPGVSVLIKGTSKGTDTDFDGKYSLSVASSGSELVFSSIGMKSKTILVGDRTKIDVVLEEDTQSLDEVVVVGYGSKKKSLVTGAISSINSEQIKSSSNQRVEQVLQGRTSGVTVSSSSGSPGSGAKIRIRGAGSSGVSSPLFIVDGMKASSIADIAPSDISNIEILKDAASAAIYGTEGANGVVIITTKRGKKGGVKVSFNSQTTIQSLRTNIELMDSSQFVQYMQEAGNASVVDNGYSTNWIDESFSSAIMKRNDISLSGATEKFSYYTSASLLDQDGIITGDNSSFKRSTFRVNLKADITKWLEAGVNTTYSSSDKSGIPENSDTRGVIQNALILDPLTPVTYPNGQVPQSVRDNATNNNVPLLTDNNGNVYGYPSYSTGEVINPVAYANRINKSTVDSYQFLTSAYLKFKLFDGFNFTTRLGYDKNEWDTKTTINPYYVTSEAANTAYTGSQNVVESERWLWENFASYEKAIGEHNFKLLAGYSAEETRITTPISRSGSSAIANFVGFDFDLPDFNTQVNLIDPSPDNMVSIFGRFSYDYADKYLFEASLRRDKSDKFPTANKAGTFPAFSVGWVASKEDFWNDDSKIDYLKLRASWGQNGSRSNLRGNSDKTFITSTINGQPIDYLGNVGAQITGYSNLNLVWETSEQLDLGVDLRALDNRLKFSVDYYKKTTRDAIVSNGALITPGSAGFVSNEFNAGTIENKGFEFELGYGDSTEKGLRYQISANLSTLQNKVTEILFVPEGTSLVGASAPQNPDGVTRFTEGLPSWYFYGFKTNGIDPATGEVIKVDTDGDGNITNADKTKIGTPHPDVLFGGNISLGYKAFDFNLQFQGTVGNDIISTYHQPSRPITNKPVHFFTNRWQKAGDVASFPGAANVIGSYDTDLVVEDGSFMRIKQIQFGYTFSEKLISKIRVKNLRAYISFDDFFTFTSFKGLDPEIGNFNFNSLGVDRGFYPTAAKAVFGLSLDF; encoded by the coding sequence ATGATAAAATTTAAAATCGCGATTCTAGCATGTTTACTTTTTAGTTTACAAAGTTTAAGTTCGCAAAACAAAACAATTACGGGTGTTGTTTCCGATTCTTCTGGAACACCATTGCCAGGAGTGTCTGTTTTAATAAAAGGGACATCAAAAGGAACTGATACAGATTTTGATGGAAAATATTCCCTATCTGTAGCTAGTTCAGGTTCTGAATTAGTTTTTTCTAGTATTGGAATGAAATCAAAAACTATTTTAGTAGGAGATAGGACAAAAATTGATGTTGTTCTAGAAGAAGATACACAATCTTTAGATGAAGTAGTAGTAGTTGGTTATGGTTCAAAGAAGAAAAGTTTAGTTACCGGAGCTATTTCAAGTATTAATAGTGAGCAAATTAAAAGTTCTTCTAATCAAAGAGTAGAACAAGTATTACAAGGTAGAACTTCAGGAGTTACAGTTTCATCTTCTTCAGGATCGCCAGGTTCTGGAGCTAAGATAAGAATTCGTGGTGCGGGTTCTAGTGGTGTTTCTTCACCATTATTTATTGTAGACGGAATGAAAGCTTCTTCTATTGCAGATATAGCGCCGAGCGATATTTCAAATATAGAAATATTAAAAGATGCAGCTTCTGCAGCTATTTATGGAACAGAAGGTGCAAATGGTGTTGTTATTATAACTACAAAAAGAGGTAAAAAAGGAGGTGTAAAAGTTTCTTTTAATTCTCAAACTACAATTCAATCATTAAGAACTAATATTGAATTAATGGATTCGTCTCAATTTGTTCAATATATGCAAGAAGCTGGTAATGCTAGTGTTGTAGATAATGGATATTCTACAAATTGGATTGATGAGAGTTTTTCATCAGCAATAATGAAAAGAAATGATATTAGTTTATCTGGTGCTACAGAGAAATTTTCTTATTATACTTCAGCATCACTTCTAGATCAAGATGGTATTATTACAGGAGATAATTCTTCTTTTAAAAGATCTACTTTTAGAGTAAACTTAAAAGCTGATATTACAAAATGGTTAGAAGCAGGAGTAAATACTACGTATTCGTCTTCAGATAAATCAGGTATTCCAGAAAATAGTGATACAAGAGGTGTAATTCAAAACGCACTTATATTAGATCCTTTAACACCAGTAACTTATCCAAATGGTCAAGTTCCTCAATCTGTAAGAGATAATGCAACAAATAATAATGTACCATTGTTAACAGATAATAATGGTAATGTTTATGGATATCCAAGTTATTCTACTGGAGAAGTAATCAATCCTGTTGCATATGCAAACAGAATTAATAAAAGCACGGTAGATTCTTATCAATTTTTAACCTCAGCATATTTAAAATTTAAATTATTTGATGGATTTAACTTTACAACTAGGTTAGGATATGATAAAAATGAATGGGATACAAAAACAACAATAAATCCCTATTATGTTACATCAGAAGCTGCAAATACAGCATATACTGGTTCTCAAAATGTAGTAGAGTCTGAAAGATGGTTATGGGAAAACTTTGCTTCTTATGAAAAAGCAATTGGTGAACATAATTTTAAATTATTAGCAGGTTATTCTGCTGAAGAAACAAGAATAACAACTCCAATATCTAGGAGTGGTTCTTCTGCTATCGCTAATTTTGTTGGCTTTGATTTTGATTTACCAGACTTTAATACTCAAGTAAACTTAATAGACCCTTCTCCAGATAATATGGTTTCTATTTTTGGTAGATTTTCATATGATTATGCAGATAAATATTTATTTGAAGCTTCACTTAGAAGAGATAAGTCAGATAAATTTCCAACAGCAAATAAAGCGGGTACTTTTCCTGCATTTTCAGTTGGTTGGGTTGCATCAAAAGAAGATTTTTGGAATGATGATTCTAAAATTGATTACCTTAAACTAAGAGCAAGTTGGGGTCAAAACGGAAGTAGAAGTAATTTAAGAGGTAATTCAGATAAAACATTTATCACTTCTACCATTAATGGACAACCAATTGATTATTTAGGTAATGTTGGTGCTCAAATTACAGGGTATTCTAATTTAAATTTAGTTTGGGAAACATCTGAACAATTAGATTTAGGTGTAGATTTAAGAGCTTTGGATAATAGATTAAAGTTTTCTGTAGATTATTATAAGAAAACAACAAGAGATGCAATTGTTAGTAATGGAGCATTAATAACGCCAGGTTCAGCTGGTTTTGTTTCTAATGAATTTAATGCAGGTACTATTGAAAATAAAGGTTTTGAATTTGAACTTGGATATGGTGATAGTACAGAAAAAGGATTAAGATATCAAATTAGTGCAAATTTATCTACTTTACAAAATAAAGTAACAGAAATTCTTTTTGTACCAGAAGGTACATCTCTTGTTGGAGCTTCTGCGCCTCAAAACCCAGATGGAGTTACAAGGTTTACAGAAGGATTACCATCTTGGTATTTTTATGGATTTAAAACAAACGGAATAGATCCTGCGACAGGTGAAGTAATAAAAGTTGATACAGATGGTGATGGTAACATTACAAATGCAGACAAAACTAAAATAGGTACACCACATCCAGATGTTTTATTTGGAGGAAATATCAGTTTAGGTTATAAAGCTTTTGATTTTAATTTACAATTTCAAGGAACAGTAGGAAATGATATCATATCAACATATCATCAACCATCAAGGCCTATTACAAATAAGCCAGTTCATTTTTTCACTAATAGATGGCAAAAAGCTGGAGATGTTGCTAGTTTTCCTGGAGCTGCTAATGTTATAGGTTCTTATGATACTGATTTAGTTGTTGAAGATGGATCATTTATGAGAATAAAGCAAATTCAATTTGGGTATACATTTTCAGAAAAATTAATAAGTAAAATACGTGTTAAAAATTTAAGAGCATATATTTCTTTTGATGACTTTTTTACTTTTACAAGTTTTAAAGGGTTAGATCCAGAGATTGGTAACTTTAACTTTAATTCTTTAGGTGTAGATAGAGGGTTTTACCCTACAGCTGCAAAAGCAGTATTCGGACTTTCTTTAGACTTTTAA
- a CDS encoding RagB/SusD family nutrient uptake outer membrane protein, with amino-acid sequence MKKIIKTTIVVLFLGIFACSEDFTENLRLNVQDLEAFFLEEANVESAVTGIYDLMQFNYGRDWHSVFLVKLLPGDDANAAGGNSEDQPQLQSIDDFDNVSPSNVSISSVWDHFYRTIALSNLVIENIKDSNLSNKNTALAEAKFLRAWSYFELTTMFGDIPLRLTVPTSTEEFGIAKSSRADIYNQIELDLNDAIGSLPDKSVLGTSYKVSKGAAQALMGKVLVFQGKYGDAIPFFSSVINNPAHDLEATPADVWSINSEFGKESLFEIGFVSTSARDWGNIAWGGRTESNLHIQLMGPRGDGIFDVAAINLLNGWGFNLPTKKLMDAFDTAGDTNRKRATVMTEAELIAAGGGVDQSKATGGAVWDYEGGIRVKYGTKAEDTSAGGVRELNYSTNFRLFRYAEVLLLAAEAYNKAGGQDSAARIELNKVRKRAGLADVSTTLSGDALFEAIVADKFLELAHEGQRFWDLVRWSKASTELAGTNYSPTNNLFPIPITEIDKNSELTTADQNPGY; translated from the coding sequence ATGAAAAAAATAATAAAAACTACAATTGTAGTACTTTTTCTAGGGATTTTTGCTTGTAGCGAAGATTTTACAGAGAACCTAAGATTAAATGTGCAAGATTTAGAAGCATTTTTTCTTGAAGAAGCTAATGTAGAATCAGCTGTAACAGGAATTTATGACCTAATGCAATTTAATTACGGTAGAGATTGGCATAGTGTCTTTTTGGTAAAACTTTTGCCTGGAGATGATGCAAATGCAGCAGGAGGTAATTCAGAAGATCAACCTCAATTACAATCTATAGATGATTTTGATAATGTATCACCTTCAAATGTTTCAATTTCTAGTGTATGGGATCATTTTTATAGAACAATTGCTTTATCTAATTTGGTTATTGAAAACATAAAAGATTCTAATTTAAGTAACAAAAATACTGCTTTAGCAGAAGCAAAATTTTTGAGAGCTTGGTCTTATTTTGAATTAACAACCATGTTTGGTGATATTCCATTACGTTTAACTGTACCTACAAGTACTGAAGAGTTTGGAATTGCAAAATCTTCTAGAGCAGATATTTATAATCAAATTGAATTAGATTTAAATGATGCGATAGGTTCTTTACCAGATAAAAGCGTATTGGGTACAAGTTATAAAGTCTCAAAAGGAGCAGCACAAGCCTTAATGGGGAAAGTTTTAGTGTTTCAAGGTAAATATGGAGATGCTATTCCATTCTTTAGTAGTGTGATTAATAATCCAGCTCACGATTTAGAAGCTACTCCAGCTGATGTATGGAGTATTAATAGCGAATTTGGAAAAGAATCATTATTTGAAATTGGATTTGTTTCAACTTCAGCAAGAGATTGGGGTAATATTGCTTGGGGAGGTAGAACTGAAAGTAATCTTCATATTCAATTAATGGGACCAAGAGGTGATGGAATTTTTGATGTTGCTGCAATTAATTTATTAAACGGTTGGGGTTTTAACTTACCAACAAAAAAATTAATGGATGCATTTGACACCGCTGGAGATACAAATAGAAAAAGAGCAACAGTAATGACTGAAGCTGAACTAATTGCTGCTGGTGGAGGTGTAGATCAATCTAAAGCAACTGGTGGAGCAGTTTGGGATTATGAAGGAGGAATTAGAGTGAAATATGGAACCAAAGCTGAAGATACAAGTGCAGGTGGAGTAAGAGAGTTAAATTACTCTACAAATTTTAGATTATTTAGATATGCAGAGGTTTTGTTATTAGCTGCAGAAGCTTATAATAAAGCTGGAGGTCAAGATTCAGCTGCAAGAATTGAGTTAAATAAAGTTAGAAAAAGAGCTGGTTTAGCTGATGTTTCTACTACATTATCAGGAGATGCTTTATTTGAAGCAATTGTAGCAGATAAATTTTTAGAATTGGCTCATGAAGGACAACGTTTTTGGGATTTAGTTCGTTGGAGTAAAGCTAGTACTGAATTAGCCGGTACTAATTATTCGCCTACAAATAACTTATTTCCAATTCCTATCACAGAAATTGATAAAAATTCAGAATTAACAACAGCTGATCAAAATCCTGGATATTAA
- a CDS encoding VCBS repeat-containing protein, whose product MMHKKSLKLLLLLTVISCVTDKNMLDDTTVFTKLKSIKTNITFSNNLTETDSLNYFKYTSIYMGGGVSVGDINNDGLVDVFFTGNQVNNKLYLNKGNLLFEDITDSANIFGDNRWYTGATMADVNNDGYLDIYCSVAGKKGVKNNQLYINNKDNTFTEKAKEYKIDDIANSVQATFFDYDNDGDLDLYVANYPIGHPSTSNMIYKYRMENVKDNETDKLYRNDGGFFTNVSEEAGVKNYSFSLGITAADINNDGWQDLYVSNDYSIPDFLYLNNQDGTFKEVVKEATSQTSFYGMGIDISDVNNDGLLDVFQVDMDSNNNRRQKANMASMNPKLFFETVFYGFHYQYMHNCMQLNSGISKKGVPKFSNISRLTGTSSTEWSWGPLFADFNNDGFKDLYVTNGTRREVNNKDFFNKIGSKEYDKYSYLEKTKMIPSEKTDNFMFKNLGGLNFESTGEKWGLKHKGFSNGAAYADLDNDGDLEIIINNIDEPATIFQNNSSKDNNYLKIRLNGNSKNKFGLGTRVYTSIKGVTQMQELTSTRGFQSSVAPEIHFGLNQSLKVDSLKVVWPNGNSQLLTNLNGNQLLTLNYKDAKPFENERLESNKKLFLSENEIIKYKHKENVVNDFDIQVLLPHKMSTLGPALAVSDVNNDGFDDFYIGGSFGKSPSMYLQHKGGFIKNKIPSIEKDKLSEDLGALFFDADKDGDNDLYVVSGGYEFAEKSNMLQDRLYLNDGKGNFEKTTNSLPKFNSSGAKVYELDYDKDGKQDLLVLGRQIPGKYPLPATSYLLKNVSTNSEVKFKNVKIPSFKELGMATSAVITDFNNDGWQDFIIVGEWMPIRAFQNNKGVFDEVSNYMGLTNDTTGWWWSINQGDFDNDGDIDYILGNNGLNYKYKATQNETFDIYVNDFDKNNKNDIVLSYYNEGKQYPLRGRECSSQQIPGIKNKFKDYKGFSQATLIDVYGKKNLENALHYQVKSFASIYLENKDGKFIIHKLPIEAQFSSVNQILVKDYDNDGNLDVLIAGNLHNSEVETPRNDAGYGLFLKGKGNGFFNSITPLESGFYVPGDVKDMAEIIINKNRFVLAAKNNDDIQFIKILK is encoded by the coding sequence ATGATGCATAAAAAAAGTTTAAAATTATTATTGTTATTAACTGTTATTAGTTGTGTTACTGATAAAAATATGTTGGATGATACCACAGTTTTTACCAAGCTAAAATCTATTAAAACAAATATTACGTTTAGTAATAATTTAACAGAAACAGATTCCTTAAATTATTTTAAATACACATCTATTTATATGGGAGGTGGTGTTTCTGTTGGAGATATAAATAATGATGGTTTAGTAGATGTTTTTTTTACAGGAAATCAAGTTAATAATAAGTTATATTTAAATAAAGGAAATCTTCTTTTTGAAGATATCACGGATAGTGCAAATATTTTTGGTGATAATAGATGGTATACAGGTGCTACAATGGCAGATGTAAATAATGATGGATATTTAGATATCTATTGTTCTGTTGCTGGTAAAAAAGGTGTAAAAAACAATCAACTTTATATAAATAATAAAGACAATACATTTACAGAAAAAGCGAAAGAATATAAAATTGATGACATTGCAAATTCTGTGCAAGCTACTTTTTTCGATTATGATAATGATGGAGATTTAGACCTTTATGTTGCTAATTACCCAATTGGACATCCTTCAACTTCTAATATGATTTATAAATATCGAATGGAAAATGTTAAGGATAATGAAACAGATAAATTATATAGAAATGATGGAGGTTTTTTTACAAATGTATCTGAAGAAGCAGGTGTGAAAAACTATAGTTTTTCTCTTGGTATAACAGCTGCCGATATAAATAATGATGGTTGGCAAGATTTATATGTTTCTAATGATTATAGTATACCCGATTTTTTATATCTAAACAATCAAGATGGGACGTTTAAAGAAGTTGTAAAAGAAGCAACTTCTCAAACTTCTTTTTACGGAATGGGAATTGATATCTCAGATGTTAATAATGATGGACTTTTAGATGTTTTTCAAGTAGATATGGATTCTAATAATAACCGTCGACAAAAAGCAAACATGGCAAGTATGAATCCTAAACTGTTTTTTGAAACTGTTTTTTATGGTTTTCATTATCAATATATGCATAACTGTATGCAATTAAATTCTGGTATTAGTAAAAAAGGAGTTCCTAAATTTTCTAATATTTCTAGATTAACCGGTACCTCATCTACAGAATGGAGTTGGGGACCATTATTTGCTGATTTTAATAATGATGGATTTAAGGATTTATATGTTACAAATGGTACAAGAAGAGAAGTAAATAATAAAGATTTCTTTAATAAAATAGGTTCTAAAGAATATGATAAATATTCTTATTTAGAAAAGACAAAAATGATACCGAGCGAAAAAACAGATAATTTTATGTTTAAAAACTTAGGTGGACTAAATTTTGAATCTACAGGTGAAAAATGGGGGTTAAAGCATAAAGGATTTTCAAATGGAGCTGCTTATGCTGATTTAGATAATGACGGGGATTTAGAAATTATTATTAATAATATAGACGAACCAGCTACAATTTTTCAAAACAACAGTTCAAAAGATAATAATTATTTAAAAATAAGGTTAAATGGAAATTCAAAAAATAAATTTGGCTTAGGTACTAGGGTTTATACTTCAATAAAAGGGGTAACTCAAATGCAAGAACTAACATCTACAAGAGGCTTTCAATCTTCGGTAGCTCCAGAAATTCATTTTGGTTTAAATCAATCATTAAAAGTTGATAGTTTAAAAGTAGTTTGGCCAAATGGAAATTCACAATTGTTAACCAATTTAAATGGAAATCAATTACTTACATTAAACTATAAAGATGCTAAACCTTTTGAGAATGAGCGTTTAGAAAGTAATAAAAAGTTGTTTTTATCAGAAAATGAAATTATAAAATATAAACATAAAGAGAATGTTGTAAATGATTTTGATATTCAAGTTTTACTTCCACATAAAATGTCAACTTTAGGACCCGCATTAGCTGTATCTGATGTGAATAATGACGGCTTTGATGATTTTTATATTGGAGGTTCATTTGGTAAATCACCTAGTATGTATTTACAACATAAAGGAGGATTTATAAAAAATAAAATTCCTTCAATAGAAAAAGATAAACTTTCGGAAGATTTAGGCGCATTATTTTTTGATGCTGATAAAGATGGAGATAATGATTTGTATGTTGTTAGCGGAGGTTATGAATTTGCAGAAAAATCAAATATGTTACAAGATAGATTATACTTGAATGATGGTAAAGGTAACTTTGAAAAAACCACTAATAGTTTACCTAAATTTAATAGTAGTGGGGCTAAAGTTTACGAATTAGATTACGATAAAGATGGAAAGCAAGATCTTTTAGTTTTGGGTAGACAAATTCCAGGTAAATATCCATTACCAGCAACAAGTTATTTACTTAAAAATGTATCAACAAATTCCGAAGTAAAATTTAAAAACGTTAAAATTCCTTCATTTAAAGAGCTAGGAATGGCTACTTCAGCTGTTATTACCGATTTTAATAATGATGGTTGGCAAGATTTTATTATAGTAGGTGAGTGGATGCCTATACGTGCTTTTCAAAATAACAAAGGTGTTTTTGACGAAGTTTCTAATTATATGGGATTAACGAATGATACGACAGGTTGGTGGTGGAGTATTAACCAAGGTGATTTTGATAATGATGGAGATATCGATTATATTTTGGGTAATAATGGTTTAAATTATAAATACAAGGCAACACAAAACGAAACCTTTGATATCTATGTGAATGATTTTGATAAAAATAATAAAAATGACATTGTTTTAAGTTATTATAATGAAGGGAAACAATATCCTCTACGAGGCAGAGAATGCTCTTCTCAACAAATACCTGGGATAAAAAATAAATTTAAAGATTATAAAGGTTTTTCTCAAGCTACTTTAATTGATGTTTATGGGAAAAAAAATCTTGAAAATGCATTGCATTATCAAGTGAAATCTTTTGCAAGTATATATCTCGAAAATAAAGATGGAAAGTTTATAATTCATAAACTACCTATAGAAGCTCAATTTTCTAGTGTCAATCAAATATTAGTGAAGGATTACGATAATGATGGAAATTTAGATGTATTAATTGCGGGTAACCTTCATAATTCTGAAGTTGAAACTCCTAGAAATGATGCAGGATATGGATTGTTTTTAAAAGGGAAAGGAAATGGATTTTTTAATTCAATTACTCCATTAGAAAGTGGGTTTTATGTGCCTGGAGACGTTAAGGATATGGCTGAAATTATAATAAATAAAAATCGTTTTGTACTGGCGGCAAAAAATAATGATGATATTCAATTTATTAAAATACTTAAGTAA
- a CDS encoding glycoside hydrolase family 3 N-terminal domain-containing protein, translating to MKKTTLLLISILTILSCKENKNVFIKDTTHQQKIESIISKMSLEEKIGQTNLRGVSSRAKVLPEDLKESVRKGNVGAFLNIMNLEFVDELQRIAVEESPNGIPLIFGRDVIHGFKTIFPIPLGLAATWNSKIVEKSSEIAAFEASATGIRWTFAPMLDIARDSRWGRIAESPGEDPYLAKILGKAYVKGFQGDDLTNPYRIAACAKHYIAYGAAIGGRDYNTVNLSEPLLRNIYLPPFKSAIDAGAATVMSSFNEINGIPATGNKFLLKDVLRNELNFDGFVVSDWDSVTEMIAHGYASDEKHAGELAAKAGLDMEMTSEAYEHHLKTLINEKKISIKELNDFVRNILRIKFRLGLFKNPHRNKNHTGDFYSENHLKVAKKAAIESTILLKNNKFILPLSEKTKVAIIGPLADAPHEQLGTWSFDGEKEHTNTPLTAYKNSKVNFSFSKGLNYSRDASKKGYKKAIRSAKKSDVILFFGGEEAILSGEAHSRANIDLPGAQEELINELAKTNKPIILIIMAGRPITLTNIIDKVDAVIMGWHPGTMGGEALYEVIHGISSPEGRLPVSWPKTAGQLPFFYNHKNTGRPADSISFIPMDKIPIAAWQSSLGNDSHYLDVGFTPHFPFGFGLTYTTFKYDNLSLSKKKIKFNEELEIKTHITNSGKKDGKEIVQLYIQDIVGSITRPIKELKRFKHVYLKSGETKEITFTISSKDLEFVNHELIKSAEEGKFNIWVGPNSAQGLKETFYLKE from the coding sequence ATGAAAAAAACAACTCTTTTACTAATAAGTATTTTAACTATTTTAAGTTGTAAAGAAAATAAAAATGTTTTTATAAAAGATACAACTCATCAACAGAAAATTGAATCCATAATTTCTAAAATGTCTTTAGAGGAAAAAATTGGTCAAACAAATTTAAGAGGAGTTTCTAGCAGAGCAAAAGTTTTACCTGAAGATTTAAAAGAATCAGTTAGAAAAGGAAATGTTGGCGCTTTTCTAAATATAATGAATTTAGAATTTGTTGATGAACTTCAAAGAATTGCTGTTGAAGAAAGTCCAAATGGTATTCCTTTAATATTTGGTAGAGATGTTATTCATGGATTTAAGACTATATTTCCAATTCCGTTAGGATTAGCAGCAACATGGAATTCTAAAATAGTAGAAAAATCATCAGAAATTGCTGCATTTGAAGCTTCCGCAACAGGAATACGATGGACATTTGCTCCAATGTTGGATATCGCAAGAGATAGTAGATGGGGAAGAATAGCTGAATCTCCAGGAGAAGATCCTTATTTAGCGAAAATTTTAGGAAAAGCATATGTTAAAGGTTTTCAAGGTGACGATTTAACTAATCCTTATAGAATTGCTGCTTGCGCAAAACATTATATTGCTTATGGTGCTGCCATTGGCGGTAGAGATTACAATACCGTAAATTTAAGTGAGCCTTTATTAAGAAACATCTACTTACCTCCATTTAAGTCTGCAATTGATGCAGGTGCAGCAACTGTAATGAGTTCATTTAATGAAATAAATGGTATTCCAGCAACTGGAAATAAATTTCTATTAAAAGATGTTCTAAGGAATGAATTAAATTTTGATGGATTTGTGGTTAGTGATTGGGATTCTGTTACAGAAATGATAGCACATGGTTACGCTAGTGATGAAAAACATGCTGGTGAATTAGCTGCAAAAGCTGGTTTAGATATGGAAATGACTAGTGAAGCTTATGAACATCATTTAAAGACATTAATTAATGAAAAGAAAATTAGCATAAAAGAATTAAATGACTTTGTTCGAAATATTTTACGAATTAAATTTAGGCTAGGTCTTTTTAAAAATCCACATAGAAATAAAAATCATACAGGTGATTTTTATTCAGAAAACCATTTAAAAGTAGCCAAAAAAGCAGCAATAGAAAGCACTATTTTATTAAAAAACAACAAATTTATACTGCCACTTTCAGAAAAAACAAAAGTTGCAATTATTGGTCCTTTAGCAGATGCTCCACATGAACAACTAGGTACTTGGTCTTTTGATGGAGAAAAAGAGCATACCAATACACCTCTAACTGCATATAAAAACTCCAAAGTAAATTTTTCCTTTTCAAAAGGGTTAAATTATAGTAGAGATGCCTCTAAAAAAGGGTATAAAAAAGCAATTCGTTCTGCTAAAAAATCTGATGTTATTTTGTTTTTTGGAGGAGAAGAAGCAATTTTATCTGGTGAAGCTCACAGTAGAGCAAATATAGATCTTCCAGGAGCTCAAGAAGAATTAATTAACGAACTTGCAAAGACAAATAAACCTATCATTTTAATTATAATGGCAGGTAGACCAATCACTTTAACAAATATTATTGACAAAGTAGATGCTGTTATAATGGGTTGGCATCCAGGAACAATGGGTGGTGAAGCATTATATGAAGTTATTCATGGTATAAGCTCGCCAGAAGGAAGGTTACCTGTTTCTTGGCCAAAAACAGCTGGACAGCTTCCATTCTTTTATAATCATAAAAATACGGGTAGGCCTGCAGATAGTATTTCATTTATTCCTATGGATAAAATCCCAATTGCTGCATGGCAAAGTTCTTTAGGTAATGATTCTCATTATTTAGACGTAGGGTTTACACCTCATTTCCCTTTTGGTTTTGGGTTAACTTATACTACTTTTAAATACGATAACTTATCATTATCAAAAAAGAAAATAAAATTCAATGAAGAATTAGAAATAAAAACACATATAACAAACTCTGGTAAAAAAGATGGTAAAGAAATTGTTCAACTTTATATTCAAGATATTGTAGGTAGTATTACAAGACCAATAAAAGAACTAAAAAGGTTTAAACATGTTTACTTAAAAAGTGGAGAAACAAAAGAGATTACTTTTACTATTTCTTCTAAAGATTTAGAATTTGTGAACCATGAATTAATAAAATCTGCTGAAGAAGGAAAATTTAATATTTGGGTTGGACCAAATTCTGCGCAAGGATTAAAAGAAACATTTTACTTAAAAGAATAG